In Xiphophorus maculatus strain JP 163 A chromosome 15, X_maculatus-5.0-male, whole genome shotgun sequence, the following are encoded in one genomic region:
- the LOC111611354 gene encoding uncharacterized protein LOC111611354 isoform X2, which yields MVEAFMSRWPGLFDIREINAEFKRITTIPLHSKFFSQLDLHCDNLRKLFKRRGGQLGQKLRQIVAQMDDCEDVDVARECVIKGVCIYMGEDPAKLIHKYVGVDEANIEEGIGATTIGVFHLKDCSSADEDIGVVLEGIRVLSNLDSVPTAVAMLFGLIYAMNLAYPADLRYTFEVLQKIVMELDGGKLSNKALSLKKHLYE from the exons ATGGTGGAGGCTTTCATGTCAAGATGGCCTGGTCTATTTGACATTAGAGAG ataaatgcTGAGTTTAAGAGAATTACGACCATACCGCTTCATTCAAAGTTCTTCTCTCAACTGGATCTCCACTGTGACAACCTGAGGAAGCTCTTcaaaagaagaggaggacagCTCGGACAAAAGCTTAGACAAATTGTTGCACAAATGGATGAT TGTGAAGATGTTGATGTTGCACGGGAGTGTGTCATTAAGGGAGTCTGCATATATATGGGAGAAGATCCAGCCAAGCTCATCCATAAATATGTG GGTGTGGATGAAGCTAATATTGAAGAGGGTATTGGAGCCACCACCATCggtgtttttcatcttaaagaCTGTTCTTCAGCAGATGAAGACATCGGGGTCGTTCTTGAAGGCATCAGAGTGTTGTCCAATTTGGATAGTGTGCCAACAGCTGTTGCAATGCTTTTTGGACTGATATATGCAATGAACCTCGCCTACCCTGCTGACCTCCGCTACACTTTCGAGGTATTACAGAAAATAGTAATGGAACTGGATGGAGGTAAACTGTCAAACAAGGCATTGTCCCTTAAAAAACACCTCTATGAGTGA
- the LOC111611354 gene encoding uncharacterized protein LOC111611354 isoform X1: MSRHIYFTVHFGNTSDCGLLPDVYNLKIIPLCSFFQINAEFKRITTIPLHSKFFSQLDLHCDNLRKLFKRRGGQLGQKLRQIVAQMDDCEDVDVARECVIKGVCIYMGEDPAKLIHKYVGVDEANIEEGIGATTIGVFHLKDCSSADEDIGVVLEGIRVLSNLDSVPTAVAMLFGLIYAMNLAYPADLRYTFEVLQKIVMELDGGKLSNKALSLKKHLYE, translated from the exons ATGTCTAGGCACATTTACTTCACTGTTCACTTTGGCAACACGAGTGATTGTGGCCTTCTTCCAGATGTTTATAATTTGAAAATCATTCCTTTGTGCTcattttttcagataaatgcTGAGTTTAAGAGAATTACGACCATACCGCTTCATTCAAAGTTCTTCTCTCAACTGGATCTCCACTGTGACAACCTGAGGAAGCTCTTcaaaagaagaggaggacagCTCGGACAAAAGCTTAGACAAATTGTTGCACAAATGGATGAT TGTGAAGATGTTGATGTTGCACGGGAGTGTGTCATTAAGGGAGTCTGCATATATATGGGAGAAGATCCAGCCAAGCTCATCCATAAATATGTG GGTGTGGATGAAGCTAATATTGAAGAGGGTATTGGAGCCACCACCATCggtgtttttcatcttaaagaCTGTTCTTCAGCAGATGAAGACATCGGGGTCGTTCTTGAAGGCATCAGAGTGTTGTCCAATTTGGATAGTGTGCCAACAGCTGTTGCAATGCTTTTTGGACTGATATATGCAATGAACCTCGCCTACCCTGCTGACCTCCGCTACACTTTCGAGGTATTACAGAAAATAGTAATGGAACTGGATGGAGGTAAACTGTCAAACAAGGCATTGTCCCTTAAAAAACACCTCTATGAGTGA